One stretch of Microvirga lotononidis DNA includes these proteins:
- a CDS encoding carboxylate-amine ligase, producing the protein MSWDFKFGIEEEYFVNDAPRRDIAKGKIKEFFAACRDKVSGDIHPEMLEPQIEIATKPVLEFSEARTQLAGLRSSVGAVAREFDLSIMASGTHPLAVWTRIRPTAQPRYGKVMHDLQMLGSRNVLCGMHVHVEVPDLGMRVDIMNRIQPYLPLLLALSTSSPFWQAQRTGLLGYRLAAYRELPRTGLPDLFENEQDYQRYIDTLVTARAIENSTYVWWVIRPSLKHPTLELRVADSCTRLDDTIAIAALYRCLVRHLSLDTTLNAGQTGASRAINDENGWRAQRYGIHGSFVDEKTRTAKPVRELLEETLDLVADDAKALGCQRELDLARWIVARGTSADQQLTLYTEAVGRGLSNRDALAGVVDWLSAETMGETAIRH; encoded by the coding sequence ATGAGCTGGGATTTCAAGTTCGGCATCGAGGAAGAGTACTTCGTCAACGATGCGCCGAGACGGGATATCGCCAAGGGGAAGATCAAGGAGTTCTTTGCAGCCTGCCGGGACAAGGTGTCCGGCGACATCCACCCCGAAATGCTCGAGCCGCAGATCGAGATTGCCACCAAGCCCGTGCTGGAATTTTCCGAGGCGCGCACGCAGCTCGCCGGACTTCGCTCCTCCGTGGGGGCTGTCGCGCGCGAGTTCGACCTGTCCATCATGGCTTCCGGCACCCATCCGCTCGCCGTCTGGACGCGAATCCGTCCCACGGCGCAGCCGCGCTACGGGAAGGTCATGCACGACCTGCAGATGCTCGGCAGCCGGAACGTCCTGTGCGGCATGCATGTGCATGTGGAAGTGCCGGATCTCGGCATGCGCGTCGATATCATGAACCGGATTCAGCCCTACCTGCCGCTGCTGCTCGCGCTCTCGACCTCCTCGCCGTTCTGGCAGGCGCAGCGCACGGGCCTTCTGGGCTACCGGCTCGCCGCCTATCGCGAGCTGCCGCGCACGGGCCTGCCGGACCTGTTCGAGAACGAGCAGGACTATCAGCGCTACATCGACACCCTCGTGACCGCACGCGCCATCGAAAATTCCACCTACGTCTGGTGGGTGATCCGGCCGTCGCTCAAGCACCCGACCCTCGAGCTGCGGGTTGCCGACAGCTGCACGCGCCTCGACGACACCATCGCGATCGCCGCCCTCTACCGCTGCCTCGTGCGCCACTTGAGCCTCGACACCACGCTCAACGCCGGGCAGACGGGCGCCTCGCGGGCCATCAACGACGAGAACGGCTGGCGGGCCCAGCGCTACGGCATCCACGGCAGCTTCGTGGACGAGAAGACGCGCACCGCCAAGCCCGTGCGGGAACTCCTCGAGGAGACCCTCGACCTCGTGGCCGACGACGCCAAGGCCCTCGGCTGCCAGCGGGAGCTCGATCTCGCGCGCTGGATCGTCGCCCGCGGCACCAGCGCCGACCAGCAGCTGACGCTCTATACGGAAGCGGTCGGTCGCGGCCTGTCGAACCGCGATGCCCTTGCCGGCGTGGTCGACTGGCTCAGCGCGGAGACGATGGGGGAGACGGCGATCCGGCACTAG
- a CDS encoding 16S rRNA (uracil(1498)-N(3))-methyltransferase, translating to MADYDFNAPRLFIDAPLRAGSRIALDRGQANYLLNVLRLKAGETVLIFNGQDGEWRAEVAVEGRKAADLVCMELTREQEPAPDVIYAFAPLKHARLDYMVQKAVEMGAGILQPVLTRRTQATRVNLDRMRSNAIEAAEQCGILAIPGVREEEDLGRFLKGLEKERLVVFCDENAPVSNPVEALAKLGNKQAGLAVIVGPEGGFTDQERALVAAHERCVCVSLGPRILRADTAAVAALAIVQSVLGDWN from the coding sequence ATGGCCGATTACGACTTCAACGCCCCCCGCCTTTTCATCGACGCGCCTCTCCGGGCCGGGTCCAGGATCGCGCTCGACCGGGGGCAGGCCAACTATCTCCTGAACGTCCTGCGCCTGAAGGCGGGGGAAACCGTCCTGATCTTCAACGGGCAGGACGGGGAATGGCGGGCCGAGGTCGCTGTCGAGGGACGCAAGGCCGCCGATCTCGTCTGCATGGAGCTGACCCGGGAGCAGGAGCCTGCTCCCGACGTCATCTATGCCTTCGCGCCTCTCAAGCATGCTCGCCTCGACTACATGGTCCAGAAAGCCGTGGAGATGGGCGCGGGCATCCTCCAGCCCGTCCTCACGCGCCGGACCCAGGCCACCCGGGTGAACCTCGACCGCATGCGCAGCAATGCCATCGAGGCCGCCGAGCAATGTGGAATCCTGGCGATCCCCGGAGTGCGGGAGGAAGAGGATTTGGGCCGTTTTCTCAAGGGTTTGGAGAAGGAGCGGCTGGTTGTCTTCTGCGACGAGAACGCGCCTGTTTCCAACCCGGTCGAGGCTCTGGCCAAGCTTGGGAACAAACAAGCTGGTCTGGCCGTTATCGTGGGCCCCGAAGGGGGGTTCACCGATCAGGAGAGAGCGCTTGTCGCCGCCCACGAAAGATGTGTTTGCGTATCGTTGGGTCCGCGAATCCTGCGAGCTGACACAGCCGCTGTGGCCGCACTGGCGATCGTTCAGTCAGTGCTCGGCGATTGGAACTGA